The following coding sequences lie in one Cercospora beticola chromosome 9, complete sequence genomic window:
- a CDS encoding uncharacterized protein (antiSMASH:Cluster_1), giving the protein MSSHDRGRANSAIRDVSPVGASRFEKPYNPPPEVRTVKTNHTSAASPTTPNSAGTNYSSFSKFSRHTAADSVFSNQTMETTATSAPSIVSGDAGSTTRDKQLDVVSPDDWFARFHSDDDIGAAVSDECPDRATLAAVHDIPIYNAEGKGMPFGSLYDPATATHQRQLIIFVRHFYCGACQAYLQALTESISMREYFSIPIPTSIIVIGCGKPDLIAHYKKFTNCPFPMFADPSRMLFRKLGMNISFNIGSSRPEYMQDISPVAWANGQVKQIKQSLGDPEGIRKRDVIRGGNPFQIGGEFLFEDGQAIWCHRMKNYRNHAEVKVLRKLLELDE; this is encoded by the coding sequence ATGAGCTCACACGACCGAGGGAGGGCGAATAGTGCCATTCGAGATGTATCTCCGGTGGGCGCATCTCGCTTCGAGAAACCATACAATCCTCCTCCAGAGGTCAGGACAGTGAAGACCAACCACACATCGGCTGCCAGTCCCACGACGCCCAACAGTGCTGGCACCAATtacagcagcttcagcaagTTCTCGAGGCACACCGCTGCCGATTCTGTCTTCTCAAACCAGACGATGGAGACCACGGCAACATCAGCGCCCTCGATCGTGTCGGGGGACGCAGGCTCAACAACGAGAGACAAGCAACTGGATGTTGTCTCTCCCGACGATTGGTTCGCTCGATTTCACTCCGATGACGATATTGGTGCAGCGGTCTCAGACGAATGTCCCGATCGAGCGACCCTCGCAGCAGTTCACGATATTCCGATATACAATGCGGAGGGGAAAGGCATGCCCTTCGGCTCGCTCTACGATCCCGCGACAGCTACACATCAACGACAGTTGATCATTTTCGTGCGGCATTTCTACTGTGGAGCTTGTCAAGCATACCTCCAAGCTCTCACAGAATCGATCAGCATGCGAGAATACTTCTCGATCCCAATCCCCACATCAATCATTGTAATCGGATGCGGCAAACCTGATTTGATTGCGCACTACAAAAAGTTCACGAACTGTCCCTTCCCGATGTTCGCGGACCCTTCGAGAATGCTCTTCAGAAAGCTAGGAATGAATATCAGTTTCAATATCGGAAGCTCGCGACCCGAGTACATGCAAGATATCAGCCCTGTCGCGTGGGCGAACGGACAAGTCAAGCAGATCAAACAAAGCTTGGGCGATCCTGAGGGTATTCGGAAGAGGGATGTGATTCGAGGCGGGAATCCCTTCCAGATTGGAGGCGAGTTTTTGTTTGAAGATGGACAAGCGATTTGGTGTCATCGGATGAAGAATTACAGAAATCATGCCGAAGTCAAGGTTTTGAGGAAGTTGTTGGAGCTGGATGAGTGA